A stretch of Cyanobacteriota bacterium DNA encodes these proteins:
- a CDS encoding COP23 domain-containing protein, whose protein sequence is MRSHLSKLQCSGVQYGGLVGLAVLGCGLGGLVGFTASSLAQQLPANRVQLSTTFYCTKADGSFATVARRGDRTTPPMITWRDTSFGPQFTPERRCQIVSERLTRAVAQNGGRLSNLRLTYGPLNGFPVICYVSSPEEFCSSDNLLITLRQDDRGREGQILQQILTFSIQGQGAPLTRGGTASRPEPIAFGAEVERALSSYSITPGILPPSIGNFRQEAQRSFGTGAIPVIPQSSTSPRGTATTSSTNPI, encoded by the coding sequence ATGCGCAGCCATTTGTCCAAGTTGCAGTGCTCTGGAGTTCAGTATGGGGGGCTGGTGGGTTTAGCGGTTTTGGGCTGTGGCCTTGGTGGATTGGTTGGGTTCACAGCGTCTAGCTTAGCTCAGCAATTACCAGCTAACCGGGTACAACTATCTACAACGTTCTACTGCACAAAGGCAGATGGCTCGTTTGCTACAGTGGCAAGGCGCGGCGATCGTACTACTCCTCCTATGATTACGTGGCGCGATACTTCCTTTGGCCCTCAGTTCACCCCAGAGCGGCGTTGTCAAATTGTGAGTGAGCGCCTGACCCGAGCTGTTGCTCAGAATGGCGGCAGGCTATCTAATCTACGTTTGACCTACGGGCCGTTGAATGGCTTCCCTGTCATTTGCTATGTCAGCAGCCCAGAGGAGTTTTGTAGTTCAGATAATCTGTTAATTACCCTCCGCCAAGACGATCGTGGTAGAGAAGGGCAAATTTTACAGCAGATTCTCACTTTTAGCATTCAGGGCCAAGGCGCTCCTTTGACTCGTGGTGGCACTGCATCTCGACCTGAGCCGATCGCCTTCGGTGCTGAAGTGGAGCGAGCACTGAGTAGCTATAGCATTACTCCAGGTATTCTGCCTCCATCTATCGGCAATTTTCGGCAAGAAGCGCAACGCTCCTTTGGCACAGGAGCAATACCTGTTATTCCCCAATCTTCAACATCCCCTAGGGGCACCGCTACTACCTCTAGCACCAACCCTATCTGA
- the rpsN gene encoding 30S ribosomal protein S14 encodes MAKKGMIEREKRRERLVAKYAEKRQALKEQFNKATSQQEKLDLHRQLQQLPRNSARVRLRNRCWVTGRPRGYYRDFGLSRHVIREMAHQGLLPGIVKSSW; translated from the coding sequence ATGGCAAAGAAGGGAATGATTGAGCGGGAAAAGCGGCGAGAGCGTCTTGTGGCTAAATATGCAGAGAAGCGACAAGCCTTGAAGGAACAATTCAATAAGGCCACCTCTCAGCAAGAAAAGCTTGATCTGCACCGCCAGCTTCAGCAACTTCCTCGCAACAGTGCTCGGGTTCGTCTTCGCAACCGCTGCTGGGTAACTGGCCGCCCTAGGGGCTACTATCGTGATTTTGGCCTCTCTCGTCACGTGATTCGAGAAATGGCACACCAGGGCTTGCTACCGGGTATTGTCAAGTCAAGCTGGTAA